Proteins encoded within one genomic window of Haloferax volcanii DS2:
- a CDS encoding DUF6166 domain-containing protein has protein sequence MKTDSTDDPRTDVQTASDPCQTNRDHIEYVGMRVDDRPVVLNLTEHERLAPDRSLELVRQSRPGFEWGDTGSGSAQLACGLLLDYTDDEAVASQHYIQFRDDVVSQLECSGPANCWHLTGDDIEAALAGVTKHEALTPDGGTPTPSLPVNWSAVNRSERTVFQRRDIDHYVVLGEGTEEWLLLLCAQGDRAYPAPLDIRTVPIEEDPAPAVRELVVESNDLVEPEEDV, from the coding sequence ATGAAGACGGATTCTACCGACGATCCCAGAACAGACGTACAGACTGCGAGCGACCCTTGCCAGACGAACAGAGACCACATCGAGTATGTGGGGATGCGCGTCGACGACAGACCGGTCGTACTCAACCTCACCGAACACGAGCGACTCGCCCCCGATCGAAGCCTCGAACTCGTACGACAGAGTAGGCCGGGGTTCGAGTGGGGCGACACTGGCAGCGGTTCGGCACAGCTCGCCTGTGGACTCCTCCTCGATTACACCGACGACGAAGCCGTCGCCTCCCAGCACTACATCCAGTTTCGCGATGACGTGGTGAGCCAACTGGAGTGCAGTGGACCAGCCAATTGCTGGCATCTCACCGGCGACGATATCGAAGCCGCACTCGCGGGCGTCACCAAGCACGAAGCACTCACGCCGGATGGTGGAACGCCAACCCCGTCACTTCCAGTAAACTGGAGTGCCGTGAATCGGTCAGAACGGACAGTCTTCCAGCGGCGAGACATCGACCACTACGTCGTCCTCGGTGAAGGGACCGAGGAGTGGCTGCTCCTGCTCTGTGCGCAGGGCGACCGTGCGTATCCCGCTCCCCTCGACATACGAACAGTTCCGATTGAGGAGGATCCTGCTCCCGCCGTGCGGGAACTCGTTGTCGAGAGCAACGACCTCGTCGAGCCGGAGGAGGATGTGTGA
- a CDS encoding IS5-like element ISHvo2 family transposase: MQALPKSRLLRFVEQAFHLARRTVARYSSKFSKQRYTLHQHIVLLCLKVRKNTTYRTLLDELIEMPRIRSAIDLEELPTPSTLCKAFNRLDMAVWRVLLNLSVTLLPTNGVVGIDASGFDRSHASKHYTKRTKLTIQQLKVTLLVDTRANAIIDLHVTTTRKHDSQIAPSLIKRNTGEVAILLGDKGYDDQKIRALARDEGVRPLIKHRKFSSLHKAWNARLDADIYGQRSQSETVNSNLKRKYGNFVRSRYWWKQFREITMKCLVHNLDSAL; the protein is encoded by the coding sequence ATGCAGGCCCTCCCAAAGTCGCGGTTGCTCCGATTTGTTGAGCAGGCATTTCACTTGGCTCGTCGTACGGTTGCTCGCTACTCCTCGAAATTCTCGAAACAACGGTACACACTTCACCAGCACATTGTCCTCCTCTGTCTCAAGGTGCGGAAGAACACGACGTACCGGACGCTTCTTGACGAACTTATCGAGATGCCTCGGATTCGGAGCGCCATCGACCTTGAGGAACTCCCAACACCTTCGACATTGTGTAAAGCGTTCAATCGCCTTGACATGGCTGTTTGGCGGGTTCTTCTCAATCTCTCAGTCACGCTTCTCCCAACCAACGGTGTCGTCGGCATCGACGCATCCGGATTTGACCGGAGCCACGCCTCAAAACACTATACGAAGCGAACAAAGCTAACGATTCAGCAGTTGAAAGTTACACTTCTCGTTGATACGAGGGCGAATGCTATCATCGATTTACACGTGACAACGACACGAAAACACGACTCACAGATCGCGCCGTCGCTCATCAAGCGAAATACCGGTGAAGTGGCGATTCTCCTCGGTGACAAGGGATACGATGACCAGAAGATTCGCGCGTTGGCTCGTGACGAGGGCGTTCGTCCGCTTATCAAACACCGAAAGTTCTCATCACTTCACAAAGCGTGGAACGCTCGCTTGGATGCTGATATCTACGGACAACGGAGCCAGAGTGAGACAGTAAACTCTAATCTAAAGCGTAAATACGGCAACTTTGTTCGTTCACGATATTGGTGGAAACAATTCCGCGAGATAACCATGAAGTGTCTCGTTCACAATCTTGATTCGGCTCTCTGA
- a CDS encoding DUF6610 family protein, with protein sequence MSLDISSSSSTAREIDAAKQTDYVAFLHRAPFALDALKIGFLPGFREDCSFQQSQFQGLEIPVGMLDNDFRNPDLTRYVDRFFEHEPRVGVIGDAYDPDDVDDYVAAAREIQASYPDAELVIVPKCREVIEMIPDDIVLGYSRGYADRLAHEFSEPTDWRGRRVHILGGSPPKQLDVIQQLTRPTLTDDPPADIVGVDWNGLHRGAQFGEFWTAAGWDDSGRDADHVTVRKTVRHSLGRLREFWQGHGVWPDSTPQDVGLDVGYEGPSSSDLDGAACTGCGTNVWRTPRGPFVAEYDTGDVCGYCSYDCYFSHRHRNNLEEIAGEKSVYFPPA encoded by the coding sequence ATGTCGCTCGATATCAGTTCTAGCAGTAGCACCGCACGTGAGATTGACGCTGCAAAGCAAACCGACTACGTGGCGTTCTTGCACCGGGCCCCATTCGCGCTGGACGCCTTGAAAATCGGCTTCCTGCCCGGCTTTCGTGAAGACTGCAGCTTTCAGCAATCCCAATTTCAGGGGTTAGAGATTCCCGTCGGGATGCTCGATAACGACTTTCGAAATCCCGACCTGACTCGATACGTCGACCGGTTTTTCGAACACGAGCCGCGAGTCGGCGTCATTGGGGACGCATACGATCCCGACGATGTCGATGATTACGTCGCTGCTGCTCGCGAAATCCAAGCGAGCTACCCCGATGCAGAGCTCGTCATCGTTCCTAAGTGCAGGGAGGTGATCGAGATGATTCCAGACGACATCGTGCTCGGCTACTCTCGGGGCTACGCTGATCGGCTGGCCCACGAGTTCTCCGAGCCGACCGACTGGCGTGGCCGACGCGTCCACATCCTCGGGGGGAGCCCACCGAAGCAGCTTGACGTCATTCAGCAGTTGACCCGACCGACTCTCACGGATGACCCACCCGCAGATATCGTCGGTGTTGACTGGAACGGACTCCATCGTGGCGCGCAGTTCGGAGAGTTCTGGACAGCTGCCGGATGGGACGATAGCGGCCGGGACGCTGACCACGTCACAGTTCGGAAGACCGTTCGTCACAGCCTTGGTCGACTCCGAGAATTCTGGCAGGGACACGGCGTCTGGCCAGATTCGACACCGCAAGATGTCGGTCTGGATGTAGGGTACGAGGGGCCATCATCGAGTGATCTCGACGGTGCTGCCTGTACTGGATGCGGGACAAATGTCTGGAGAACCCCTCGTGGTCCCTTTGTTGCCGAGTATGATACGGGAGATGTCTGTGGATACTGCAGCTACGACTGCTACTTCTCGCATCGCCATCGGAACAATCTCGAGGAAATAGCCGGCGAGAAGAGCGTCTACTTCCCACCGGCGTGA
- a CDS encoding M78 family metallopeptidase domain-containing protein, whose product MATSSDSSVSFEETDTRHDEMHSTIEAWIDDLVDHVDDAQASEEFQEWLEVQSRFHDYSHRNTLLIKLQCPEATKVAGYNTWRNDFERHVQEGEQAIWIWAPIITKRCPECENSISYHENIGCEYDETPQDEWSKGLVGFKPAPVFDVSQTEGEPLPELETAATGDANDLVPALKDAADELGVTVRIVDADDWEHGDAKGVCKYRSLHDFQPVVEARARSNHADLAVTLIHEYAHALLHFDIEDEPERAKREVEAEAVAYIVGRYFGLDTSGSAFYLAAWQGDDPEAIQERLGRISSTAQEIIRSLGE is encoded by the coding sequence ATGGCTACGAGTAGTGATTCGTCGGTCTCGTTCGAGGAGACCGACACCCGGCACGACGAGATGCACAGTACCATCGAAGCGTGGATCGACGACCTCGTCGACCACGTTGACGATGCACAAGCCAGTGAGGAGTTCCAAGAGTGGCTGGAAGTCCAGAGTCGCTTCCACGACTATTCGCACCGAAACACGCTCCTCATCAAGCTCCAGTGTCCCGAGGCAACGAAGGTCGCAGGCTACAACACATGGCGGAACGACTTCGAACGGCACGTCCAGGAAGGCGAACAGGCCATCTGGATCTGGGCACCAATCATCACCAAGCGATGTCCCGAATGTGAGAACTCGATCAGCTACCACGAGAACATCGGTTGTGAGTACGACGAGACGCCGCAGGATGAATGGTCGAAAGGCCTCGTTGGGTTCAAGCCAGCACCAGTCTTCGACGTATCTCAGACGGAAGGAGAACCGCTTCCCGAACTGGAGACGGCGGCGACGGGCGACGCCAACGACCTGGTGCCAGCGCTCAAAGATGCAGCTGATGAACTCGGTGTGACGGTTCGCATCGTCGATGCCGACGACTGGGAGCATGGTGACGCGAAAGGGGTCTGTAAGTATCGGAGCCTACACGACTTCCAGCCAGTCGTCGAAGCAAGAGCCCGATCGAACCACGCAGATCTCGCGGTCACGCTGATTCACGAGTACGCCCATGCGCTGCTCCACTTCGATATCGAAGATGAACCCGAACGGGCAAAACGCGAGGTCGAAGCAGAAGCCGTCGCGTACATCGTCGGTCGATATTTCGGACTCGACACGAGTGGCTCAGCGTTCTATCTCGCTGCATGGCAGGGCGATGATCCGGAGGCGATTCAAGAGCGTCTCGGTCGAATCAGTTCCACCGCTCAGGAGATTATTCGATCACTCGGGGAGTGA
- a CDS encoding IS1595-like element ISHvo6 family transposase has product MSQTQPAFGGMLRQLVDLGLFELDTEPLDALIERRLKQFWEYTTCPRCGHPSIHTWDSSDRVICRDCNFKPVYTYGTPFHEKHLTTGEVLLAYLLYADTLLSISQIAVVLDRAYKTVYYAIREVEAAVTRGFPLVWEQFQHSISGPTQIDESSTVCSGYKGQDPPRTSRYRGGSSRSGRSRWKGRHGDQITLVAACRDVLRVIRGHLGISYQGDLEPVLQEAEDLSQRLGEVWTDGLQAYREMEYDHRTVIHDERYVSADGVHINQVECLFSLVKPWLRKFRGLSKQGLEQAAHTFGIVRSLNLVGASLEIVVDCLATGSLHSST; this is encoded by the coding sequence ATGTCTCAGACTCAGCCAGCGTTCGGTGGAATGCTTCGCCAGCTCGTTGATCTTGGATTGTTCGAGTTGGACACCGAGCCGCTCGATGCCCTCATCGAGCGGCGACTCAAGCAGTTCTGGGAGTATACCACGTGTCCTCGCTGCGGCCACCCCAGCATTCACACGTGGGACTCGTCCGACCGCGTTATCTGCCGAGATTGCAATTTTAAACCGGTCTACACCTATGGCACGCCCTTCCACGAGAAGCACCTCACCACCGGAGAGGTGCTTCTCGCGTACCTCCTCTATGCAGACACGTTGCTCAGTATCTCACAAATCGCGGTTGTGCTCGACAGGGCGTACAAGACCGTCTATTACGCCATTCGAGAGGTGGAAGCCGCGGTCACGCGCGGCTTCCCCCTCGTCTGGGAGCAATTCCAACACTCCATCTCGGGCCCAACACAAATCGACGAATCAAGCACGGTCTGTTCAGGCTACAAAGGCCAAGACCCGCCGCGGACCAGTCGGTACCGCGGCGGGTCGTCCCGATCGGGGCGCTCACGATGGAAGGGCCGTCACGGAGACCAGATAACGCTCGTCGCGGCGTGCCGCGACGTGCTTCGGGTGATTCGCGGTCACCTTGGAATCAGCTACCAGGGAGACCTCGAACCGGTACTGCAAGAGGCTGAAGACCTCTCCCAGCGGCTGGGAGAGGTCTGGACTGATGGACTCCAAGCGTATCGAGAGATGGAGTACGATCACCGAACCGTTATCCACGACGAACGGTACGTTTCGGCCGACGGCGTCCACATCAACCAGGTCGAGTGCCTCTTCTCACTAGTCAAACCGTGGCTGCGGAAGTTTCGCGGCCTGTCCAAGCAGGGCTTGGAACAGGCCGCTCACACCTTCGGTATCGTTCGCTCATTGAACTTGGTCGGCGCATCCCTCGAAATCGTCGTCGATTGCCTTGCTACGGGGTCACTCCACAGTTCTACATAA
- a CDS encoding Cdc6/Cdc18 family protein — protein sequence MGREGRRAGSNHPEDEEDRESSSVDPETPGSTGEDGDSPGTSQTTFENGSDPVDSSQQATNGDGGGISIRDRLQTESSGGVFANKDLVRSDTIIDEDRIVGRDDQLGRVVDNLKPVLQNEGIPDMLLSGPSGTGKSLIIHAVCKQIVELCESQGKTFGVLSINCEGPKTADRAVYRLVKAAADDLGVEPGVPQTGVSTDQKLERLYELMREYYDGVIFILDEIDMLEGPYQEAEYNSLIYQLSRARKLADFDGPISLTTITNYADFMKDLNSRAQSSYNPDDIFFDDYDANQLRSILHNRRDAFKPESLADDVVPLVAAFGSQTHGDARKAIDLLRWAGELAERRGADTVTETDVRDAQEKYTENRKLRHISGISTQKKLSIYAVAATAHYTREHPEWIPAGPAFKTYQFIADTMDADQYSRETFVNHVTEQSTYGVLDFERRGKGRGRGVHMYFSLSEDPETIMETIREDSRFEDLAHEEATISAVVRERLKQFRSKN from the coding sequence ATGGGACGAGAGGGACGTAGAGCAGGATCGAATCATCCGGAAGATGAGGAGGATCGTGAATCCTCTTCTGTTGATCCTGAAACCCCTGGATCGACGGGTGAGGATGGAGATTCGCCCGGTACGTCACAAACGACTTTTGAGAACGGCTCGGATCCAGTTGATTCGTCTCAACAGGCGACCAACGGCGACGGTGGGGGCATCTCAATTCGAGATCGGTTACAAACCGAGTCGTCCGGAGGCGTTTTTGCGAACAAGGACCTCGTTCGGTCTGATACTATCATCGACGAGGATCGTATCGTTGGTCGTGACGACCAGCTGGGCCGTGTCGTCGACAACCTAAAACCGGTCCTCCAGAATGAGGGGATCCCTGATATGCTCCTGAGTGGGCCATCTGGAACGGGGAAATCGCTCATCATTCATGCTGTCTGCAAACAGATCGTCGAACTGTGCGAGTCACAGGGTAAGACCTTCGGAGTCCTCTCTATCAACTGCGAGGGACCGAAGACTGCAGATCGAGCTGTCTATCGGCTAGTTAAAGCTGCTGCCGACGACCTTGGTGTCGAACCTGGTGTTCCTCAAACCGGCGTCTCAACGGATCAGAAGCTCGAGCGACTGTACGAACTGATGCGTGAGTACTATGACGGTGTCATCTTCATCCTCGATGAGATCGATATGCTTGAGGGGCCGTATCAGGAGGCAGAGTACAATTCCCTCATCTATCAGCTTTCACGGGCTCGAAAGCTCGCCGACTTTGACGGCCCGATTTCTCTCACGACTATCACGAACTACGCTGATTTCATGAAGGACCTCAACAGCCGCGCACAGAGTTCCTACAACCCTGACGACATCTTCTTCGACGATTACGATGCGAATCAACTCCGTAGTATTCTCCACAACCGACGAGACGCCTTCAAGCCAGAATCACTGGCAGATGACGTCGTTCCGCTTGTTGCTGCATTCGGCTCCCAAACGCATGGAGATGCACGGAAAGCAATAGATCTCCTCAGATGGGCTGGCGAATTAGCCGAGCGGCGTGGAGCTGACACGGTTACCGAGACTGATGTCCGTGATGCCCAGGAGAAATACACCGAGAATCGCAAACTTCGTCATATTAGCGGGATCTCCACTCAAAAGAAACTCTCCATCTACGCTGTGGCGGCCACCGCCCACTACACAAGAGAACACCCTGAGTGGATACCTGCTGGACCTGCGTTCAAGACGTACCAATTCATTGCTGATACGATGGATGCAGATCAGTACAGTCGCGAGACGTTCGTCAATCACGTCACAGAGCAGAGTACGTACGGCGTATTGGACTTCGAGCGTCGAGGCAAGGGGCGAGGCCGAGGAGTGCATATGTATTTCTCCCTCTCCGAGGATCCGGAAACGATTATGGAGACGATTCGTGAGGATTCCCGGTTCGAAGATCTAGCTCACGAAGAGGCGACTATCAGCGCGGTTGTCCGCGAACGGCTGAAGCAGTTCCGGAGCAAGAACTAA